ACTGTCTCAGCTCGCTAACTGGTATTAAGTCCTCCTCAGAACACGAGCTCCTCTTCCTCGTACTCCTCAACCTCCCCGATGACCTCCCTCAGCTCCGCGTAAGGATCAGGTATCTGGAAGATTTGAACGTTCCCCTTAACCCCTGACATCACCCTCTCAAGCCTTACCCTCATCTCCTTCCTCCTTTCACTGTTTAAGGCTCCTAAGAAGGCGCTCTTCTGTATTCTAACCAGCCCGAAGTCCTTGCATATGCTGGCCACCCTCAGCCTCACGTCATCCGGGGTTATGTCGTATATCACGAGGACGCGCATCACCACCTCACCCTGAATGGCTCGTACTCGCTCCTTCCCATCACCGCTGAAGCTAGTCTCTCAGCCTGGAGCTTCATCTGATTCCTTATGCTCAGCTTTCTTCCCCTGAAGGTGACCATCGTCTTCATCCTCTCCTCATAAGCTCTCATAAGCATTTTTCTTCCTTCATCGGTTAAGGAAGCTCCATCAAATATGCGCCCAACGTCGTTGACGAGCCCCAGGGCCACCCTGTCGACCACGGGCTGCCTGAACTCCTCGATGAAGTCGGCCGCTAAGGCGGGTCTCCTGTTGCTAGGGGCGTGCAGGAAGCCCATGAAGGGGTCCAATCCAACTGACTCGAGGAAGAACCAGGCTTCGGACATTAGGACGGAGTAAAGGTAGTTCAGGATCACGTTGAACGGATCCTTCGGTTCCTCGTACCGCTTCTTCCTCGAGGTGAACCCGAGCTCCCGAGGCAGGACCCTGGCCAGCGAGCCCCAGTAGGACTTACCCGCATCAGCCTCCAAGCTCACTAAATTAGCTCTAACGACTTCAGGAGGTCCTCTTTGATCCTTAACAAGCGTAATTTTCATCTCAAGTTCGAGAGCAGCTCTCTTCAGCTCAGATCTGATGGGTCCCTCCCTGTTCTTAGCTAATGATTTGAGCATATCGGCTTGGTTCCTTATCTTCCCCATGACGAACGCCCTCGCTAGCCCCAGCCCCTCCTCCTTGTCCCTTATATCGTACTGCCTCATCCTCAGGTGGACGTTGGCTCCTCTCCTAGCGGGCGTCAGCTTCCCCATGAGCCTCCCTCTCCTGAGCAGGAGCACTTCAGCCCCGTGCCTGAGCAGGAGCAGTATCGCTGAGGTCGAGATTGAGGCACCCCTGGTGTCGAGGAGCACCTGAGATACCTCGAAGGCGGGCACCTCCGACAGGACCTCTCCCCCCTTCTTCACGACTATCCTCCCCCCTTTAGTCCCTAGGAACACTCCGTAGCTAGAGATGACGATCCTCCTTCTCAAGAACATACCTCCCAGAACGGGCAGGAATCTGAGCAGCTAATGGGCCTTCCGGGATCCTCTGAATTAGCCACTATCGCTGAGGCCTCATCTCTGAGGGAGAGGAACTCGAGCCTAAGCTCATCGCTTATCTCGAAGATGTCGTAGCTTATCAGGGGCCACCTATCGACTCTGACGTACATGACAGCTCCTATATCCACTGGCGTCCCTGAGTCCGCCTCCAAGGCCAGAGCGTAGCCCACTGGTCCAAGTCTGTGGAAGTCCCTCGGTTCCCCGGTCTTTATATCGATGATGATTCCCTCCAGAAGGAGATCTATCTTTATCTGCTTCCCGAGACCTATCAAGCTTCCATCGACTACCCTCTCGCTTATGTGCGGCAGCGAGTTGAAGACCAGGGAGTCGAGCTCTATGTTGGGGTGCTTCGAGAGGGTCCTATCTACTTCAGCAGCTAGCTGAATCACTACGAACCTGTAGAGAGTAGAAGCATCCTTCCTCAGGCTCTCTTCCTCGGTTCTCAACTCATTTAGGAGCTGGGTCACGCTATCCTCAGCCCTGGGGAGCAGGGCCTCCAGCAGAGAGTGGCCCGTGGAGATACCGTTGCTGAAGAGGAACCTCTTCACATCGGTTATAGCCCTTGAGATCGCTTCATGGTACACCACTCCCCTCAGCATCAGAGGGGTAGCGCTGGGCCTCCTTCCGAGGACCCTCCTCACGTACACGTCCCTCATGGTCCCGCAGTACCTGGAGGTGAGCTCACTCACCCCGAACCCCATGTTCAGAACGGGTTTAACGGGAGGGGATTCCCAGTTCCAGCCCCTCACCCTTATCGGCTGTAGGTTCTGCCTCAGGAACCTGATCCTCTTCTCGCTGCTAGAATCCCTTAAGAATATCATCCCCGGTCCCCGAGAACGCTCAGGAAATTTGATGAAATTCCCGATATTAAACCCTTGTTCACCTTTCTTTCATCCTGAGATCGATAGATGAGATCGCCGGGATATAACTTAAGTCATCAGATTAACGATTCGCTGCTATTTATATAGTGGGGCGCAGATCGCGTAGCAGCGAAGGGGTGTCAAAAATATTACCCTTCCCGTAAACTATTTATAGTGAAGCGGGGAATCGTAGCATCGGAATCCCGAAGAGGGAGTTGAAAGAAGAAAGCGAGAAGGCCTAGGAAGGTCAAGTACGTGGTGAATCCCGAAGAGGGAGTTGAAAGGGATAAGGCGAAACAGAGGGTGCTCTTCCCGGAACCGTGAATCCCGAAGAGGGAGTTGAAAGTTAGCGGTCTTACCACGAGCTAAGTGATACCAAAATGTCAGAATCCCGAAGAGGGAGTTGAAAGAAGAGATGGCTTAAGGTCTCAAAGTACGTATCTATCGTGAATCCCGAAGAGGGAGTTGAAAGTGGTGTACCCTGACCCCCCTCCCCACCAGGCTGGGAAATCGGAATCCCGAAGAGGGAGTTGAAAGAGGAGGATGGCGTTCACATTTCCGGCTTCCTGGGGCCTCGAATCCCGAAGAGGGAGTTGAAAGGCGATGGTCGCGAATGGGGACCCTCAAAGCCTGAAACTGCGAATCCCGAAGAGGGAGTTGAAAGGCCAGCGAGGAGGTTGAGACGGGTGTCGAAGTCGGCGGAATCCCGAAGAGGGAGTTGAAAGGAGGAAACGTATAAATTGATCATAACCCACAGATATTACTCGAATCCCGAAGAGGGAGTTGAAAGTTTATGTAGGCTTCTGTGTCCAAAAAGAGACATTGACTTGAATCCCGAAGAGGGAGTTGAAAGAACGTGCTTGGCGCAGCTCGGGTTCGTTAGTCTAATTGATGAATCCCGAAGAGGGAGTTGAAAGTTGAAATCTCCATTGTTTCCGGCTTACCCAAATCCTCGGGAGAATCCCGAAGAGGGAGTTGAAAGTTGGGCTATGAGGCAGGAGCCGAGCCCATGAGGTGATAGAATCCCGAAGAGGGAGTTGAAAGCAGTAGGGGCACCTAACAGTAACTTTATTGTATATTCGAATCCCGAAGAGGGAGTTGAAAGTCCTTTTGGGTTATCCTCATGGCCACTACGTTGAAACCGCTGGAATCCCGAAGAGGGAGTTGAAAGGTGTTAGAAAGCCATACACGTATTTGCCGGCTTCCTCAAGAATCCCGAAGAGGGAGTTGAAAGATTAAACCCCTATGGTTCTTCTTTCCCATGATTATTGTGGAATCCCGAAGAGGGAGTTGAAAGTATCGATGATGCAGCGGAGATTTTGGATATAGAAGAATCCCGAAGAGGGAGTTGAAAGGCGTTTTCAAAATACAGCACAGACGAGAAAATATACAGGAATCCCGAAGAGGGAGTTGAAAGTCTGCGAGTCAATAAGCCTTCTTAAAACCAGGAGTATTGAATCCCGAAGAGGGAGTTGAAAGCTAGCAATAATAATCGCAGTATTAGTGATGTTATTGATCATGAATCCCGAAGAGGGAGTTGAAAGTTATTTTGTTTTTGCGCAAAACAATTCAATTTATAGAATCCCGAAGAGGGAGTTGAAAGAAATCCGTGCCTTTTAGGGGCGATACATACGCTCATTGAGATAGGAAATACCTAGTTGAGCATACTTAAATCCCTAGGGAGTTAATTAGACGGCTTAATTGATCAAATACCATCCTTCATGGTGAGGAACGGCTATGGACTGCAGCTTTAAGCCGCAGTACATGAGGAGGTCCCGTAGATGGGAGCATGTGAACCAAAAACCGCTTCAGCAATCCAGTGGTAGTTGAGTCCGTTTCCCAACCTCATCTTAGAATCCAGTGGAGTTAAAGACCAGCTCAAGAGCTCTAGATCATGTACCTCTGACTTAATTGGTTCTCAGGATCCCCTCGTTAGGCCCCCATCTCGCTACAACGCATGCGCAAACATTAATAATTACTTAAGGACATTAGTACTTATGTCCGAAACGATTAAGGTGGAACTCCCGAGGGGGCTAGTGGAGATGTTTAGGAGGAAGGCCATGGAGCGGTATGGCTACAGGAAGGGAGCTGTGAAGAGAGCTTTGAAGGACCTCATAGTGGGTTTCCTAGGGGTGAAGGGGGAGGCAGACTGGTCCCTACTGAGGGGCGTCATCCCATCCGAGAGGTCCTCCGTCGAGCTGCAGCATGAGGCCTGGAGGATTGATTGATGCTCCTAGTGGACACGAACATTTTCCTTGAGTTGATGCTGAATCAGGAGAGGGCTGACGACTGCGAGAGGTTCCTAGCAATGATCTCCAGGGGTGAGATGGAGGGAGTGGTCACCAAGTTCAGC
This is a stretch of genomic DNA from Candidatus Korarchaeum sp.. It encodes these proteins:
- the cas4a gene encoding type I-A CRISPR-associated protein Cas4/Csa1, with amino-acid sequence MIFLRDSSSEKRIRFLRQNLQPIRVRGWNWESPPVKPVLNMGFGVSELTSRYCGTMRDVYVRRVLGRRPSATPLMLRGVVYHEAISRAITDVKRFLFSNGISTGHSLLEALLPRAEDSVTQLLNELRTEEESLRKDASTLYRFVVIQLAAEVDRTLSKHPNIELDSLVFNSLPHISERVVDGSLIGLGKQIKIDLLLEGIIIDIKTGEPRDFHRLGPVGYALALEADSGTPVDIGAVMYVRVDRWPLISYDIFEISDELRLEFLSLRDEASAIVANSEDPGRPISCSDSCPFWEVCS
- the cas1 gene encoding CRISPR-associated endonuclease Cas1 encodes the protein MRRRIVISSYGVFLGTKGGRIVVKKGGEVLSEVPAFEVSQVLLDTRGASISTSAILLLLRHGAEVLLLRRGRLMGKLTPARRGANVHLRMRQYDIRDKEEGLGLARAFVMGKIRNQADMLKSLAKNREGPIRSELKRAALELEMKITLVKDQRGPPEVVRANLVSLEADAGKSYWGSLARVLPRELGFTSRKKRYEEPKDPFNVILNYLYSVLMSEAWFFLESVGLDPFMGFLHAPSNRRPALAADFIEEFRQPVVDRVALGLVNDVGRIFDGASLTDEGRKMLMRAYEERMKTMVTFRGRKLSIRNQMKLQAERLASAVMGRSEYEPFRVRW
- the cas2 gene encoding CRISPR-associated endonuclease Cas2, yielding MRVLVIYDITPDDVRLRVASICKDFGLVRIQKSAFLGALNSERRKEMRVRLERVMSGVKGNVQIFQIPDPYAELREVIGEVEEYEEEELVF